In Cyclopterus lumpus isolate fCycLum1 chromosome 17, fCycLum1.pri, whole genome shotgun sequence, a genomic segment contains:
- the gbx1 gene encoding homeobox protein GBX-1, whose protein sequence is MQRPGGHGTAFSIDSLIGTPQPRPGHLLYTGYPMFMPYRSLVIPQALTHSPLSSGIPPLAPLASFAGRLTNTFCASLGQGVPSMVALTATMPSFSDPPDSFYPPQELPGPRVSAADPGARRQESPHSDERHSRDKGSERLNFSETFQTISGETKLYSSDDEKLDLKSSADTACSDREDSSADSENESFSDGNNCGSLSQKSKLKAGSQDALPTGGSAGKSRRRRTAFTSEQLLELEKEFHCKKYLSLTERSQIAHALKLSEVQVKIWFQNRRAKWKRIKAGNVNNRSGEPVRNPKIVVPIPVHVNRFAVRSQHQQIEQGSRP, encoded by the exons ATGCAGAGACCAGGCGGCCATGGGACGGCGTTTTCAATCGACTCCCTGATAGGGACTCCGCAGCCCCGACCGGGACACCTGCTGTACACGGGCTACCCGATGTTCATGCCGTACAGATCGCTGGTTATCCCGCAGGCTTTGACCCACTCGCCTCTATCGTCTGGTATACCTCCACTCGCACCTTTGGCTTCTTTTGCGGGACGGCTCACCAACACGTTCTGTGCCAGTTTGGGACAAGGGGTGCCCTCCATGGTGGCGCTCACCGCGACCATGCCGAGCTTCTCGGATCCTCCGGACAGTTTCTACCCTCCGCAGGAGCTCCCAGGTCCCCGTGTAAGCGCCGCGGACCCCGGAGCGAGAAGGCAGGAGAGCCCGCACTCCGATGAGCGCCACAGCCGGGACAAGGGCTCCGAAAGGCTCAACTTCTCGGAAACTTTTCAAACAATATCAG GTGAGACCAAACTGTACAGCTCGGACGACGAGAAGCTGGACCTCAAATCCTCCGCGGACACCGCGTGCAGCGACCGGGAGGACAGCTCCGCGGACAGCGAGAACGAAAGCTTCTCGGACGGCAACAACTGCGGCTCTCTGTCCCAGAAGAGCAAGCTGAAAGCCGGGTCGCAGGATGCGCTACCGACCGGCGGCTCGGCGGGGAAGAGCCGCCGGAGACGGACAGCTTTCACCAGCGAGCAGCTGCTCGAACTCGAGAAGGAGTTTCACTGTAAAAAGTACCTTTCGCTGACTGAGCGCTCGCAGATCGCGCACGCGCTCAAACTGAGCGAGGTGCAGGTGAAGATCTGGTTTCAGAACCGCAGGGCCAAGTGGAAACGGATCAAAGCCGGCAACGTCAACAACCGGTCGGGAGAGCCGGTGAGGAATCCCAAAATCGTGGTGCCCATCCCGGTGCACGTCAACAGGTTCGCCGTGAGGAGTCAGCACCAACAGATAGAACAAGGGAGCAGGCCATGA